In Candidatus Hydrogenedentota bacterium, the following proteins share a genomic window:
- the mutY gene encoding A/G-specific adenine glycosylase has translation MRNPRALRERLLAWFQAEARDLPFRGTTDPYAVWVSEIILQQTRVDQGTPYYNRFVAAFPTVEALAAAPEEAVLKLWEGLGYYSRARNLHAAARMVCEQHGGRFPETAAQLRMLPGIGPYTAAAVASIAFGERVAVLDGNVKRVLARLFALDDCIDDPATERELWRLAQTLVPPRGPGDFNQAMMELGARVCTPRAPACMACPVASECRAHAEGREAELPVRKPKAATPLHEIVTAVIERDGCFLVGRRPHGGMLGGLWEFPGGKVEKGEDHALALARECREELGVEVCAGGLVACVRHAYTHFRIVMSVYRCAITAGEPAALAHTELRWVSPEAFDTLAFPKANHKFLPLLRGDAEQEGPCSRGVSK, from the coding sequence GTGAGAAACCCCCGGGCGCTCAGGGAGCGGCTGCTGGCCTGGTTCCAGGCCGAGGCCCGCGACCTGCCCTTCCGGGGCACCACCGACCCCTACGCCGTCTGGGTCTCCGAGATCATCCTCCAGCAGACGCGGGTGGACCAGGGCACGCCCTACTACAACCGCTTTGTGGCCGCCTTCCCCACGGTGGAGGCGTTGGCCGCCGCGCCGGAGGAGGCCGTGCTGAAACTCTGGGAGGGGCTCGGCTACTACTCCCGCGCGCGCAACCTCCACGCCGCCGCCCGCATGGTCTGCGAGCAGCACGGCGGCCGCTTCCCCGAGACCGCCGCGCAGCTCCGCATGCTCCCCGGCATCGGCCCCTACACCGCCGCCGCCGTCGCCAGCATCGCCTTCGGCGAGCGGGTCGCCGTGCTCGACGGCAACGTCAAGCGCGTGCTCGCGCGGCTCTTCGCGCTGGACGACTGCATAGACGACCCGGCCACGGAGCGGGAGCTGTGGCGGCTGGCCCAGACCCTCGTGCCGCCGCGCGGCCCCGGCGACTTCAACCAGGCCATGATGGAGCTGGGCGCGCGCGTGTGCACGCCCCGCGCCCCGGCCTGCATGGCCTGCCCCGTGGCCTCCGAATGCCGCGCCCATGCGGAGGGCCGCGAGGCCGAACTGCCCGTGCGCAAGCCCAAGGCCGCCACGCCCCTCCATGAGATCGTCACCGCCGTCATCGAGCGCGACGGATGCTTTCTGGTGGGGCGCCGGCCGCACGGCGGCATGCTGGGCGGCCTCTGGGAGTTCCCCGGCGGCAAGGTGGAGAAGGGGGAGGACCACGCCCTCGCCCTCGCGCGCGAATGCCGCGAGGAACTGGGCGTCGAAGTGTGTGCCGGCGGACTCGTCGCCTGCGTCCGCCACGCCTACACCCACTTCCGCATCGTCATGTCCGTCTACCGCTGCGCGATCACGGCGGGCGAGCCCGCCGCCCTGGCCCACACGGAGCTGCGCTGGGTGTCCCCGGAGGCCTTCGACACCCTCGCCTTCCCCAAGGCCAACCACAAGTTCCTGCCCCTGCTCCGGGGGGACGCGGAGCAGGAGGGGCCCTGTTCCCGGGGCGTCTCAAAATGA
- a CDS encoding DUF1080 domain-containing protein, whose translation MPRTAFFKISGCLFLCLTLLAAGCATTSAAARPGKDDFSVRRGAIFRGSKDWTLRAVHVPGLIAKGGPVDMAAVARLADVGGNTLSTDLCGLSADGASLDPKAVETVALYAEECKDTWMGLMVRVLAGVPDDPAVRAKAAVTAAKALKGEGKAVYWIDGPGAAALAKKFKKAAPNLIVAAPGNADILTADAAPEKAGGQPVLAVNLRPADIRPETHFVVAHSDEIYPALDQAFADPVEGAPWTPDNSLLSEAERAEGFVSLFDGKTLNGWFPRTPGVESFEVRDGCIEWVRKGADALLSRDRYDNFVLRLEWKIEKGGNNGVWLRGPRAARSSKLGFEFQMMGDSDIPEPTAESTGSVYRVLPAKALAARPEGEWNEVEIMLNGPHYQATLNGVQIQDVNFDEHPELVWRLRRGFICLSDHGSPAWFRNIRVKKL comes from the coding sequence ATGCCACGAACCGCCTTCTTCAAGATTTCAGGGTGCCTGTTTCTCTGCCTGACGCTGCTCGCGGCGGGCTGCGCCACCACTTCCGCCGCCGCGCGGCCGGGAAAGGACGACTTCTCCGTGCGCCGGGGCGCGATTTTCCGGGGCAGCAAGGACTGGACCCTCCGCGCGGTGCATGTGCCGGGGCTCATCGCGAAGGGCGGGCCGGTGGACATGGCGGCCGTTGCGCGGCTGGCGGACGTGGGCGGCAACACGCTCTCCACGGACCTGTGCGGCCTCAGCGCCGACGGCGCCTCCCTCGACCCGAAGGCCGTGGAGACCGTCGCGCTCTACGCCGAGGAGTGCAAGGACACCTGGATGGGCCTCATGGTGCGCGTGCTGGCGGGCGTGCCCGACGACCCGGCGGTCCGTGCGAAGGCCGCGGTGACCGCCGCGAAGGCGCTCAAGGGAGAGGGCAAGGCCGTCTACTGGATTGACGGCCCCGGCGCCGCCGCGCTGGCGAAGAAGTTCAAGAAGGCCGCGCCGAACCTCATCGTGGCGGCGCCGGGCAACGCCGACATTCTGACGGCGGACGCCGCGCCGGAGAAGGCGGGCGGGCAGCCCGTCCTGGCGGTGAACCTCCGCCCGGCGGACATCCGCCCGGAGACCCATTTCGTCGTCGCCCACTCCGACGAGATTTATCCGGCGCTGGACCAGGCCTTCGCGGACCCGGTGGAGGGCGCGCCCTGGACGCCGGACAACAGCCTCCTGAGCGAGGCGGAGCGCGCCGAGGGCTTCGTCTCCCTGTTCGACGGCAAGACGCTGAACGGATGGTTTCCGCGCACGCCGGGCGTGGAGTCCTTTGAGGTGAGGGACGGGTGCATCGAGTGGGTGCGCAAGGGCGCGGACGCCCTCCTCTCCCGCGACCGCTACGACAACTTCGTCCTCCGCCTGGAGTGGAAGATCGAGAAGGGCGGCAACAACGGCGTCTGGCTGCGCGGCCCGCGCGCGGCGCGCTCCTCGAAACTCGGCTTCGAGTTCCAGATGATGGGCGACAGCGACATCCCCGAGCCCACGGCGGAAAGCACGGGGTCCGTGTACCGGGTGCTGCCCGCGAAGGCCCTGGCCGCCCGCCCCGAGGGCGAGTGGAACGAGGTGGAGATCATGCTCAACGGCCCGCACTACCAGGCGACGCTGAACGGCGTGCAGATCCAGGATGTGAACTTTGACGAGCACCCGGAGCTGGTTTGGCGCCTGCGCAGGGGGTTCATCTGCCTTTCCGACCACGGGTCGCCCGCCTGGTTCCGCAATATCCGCGTCAAGAAGCTGTAG
- a CDS encoding NAD(P)H-hydrate dehydratase: MADMLTHSRVAQWLPPRPRDAHKGVFGHLLVLAGSRGMTGAARLACGAACRSGAGLVTLGVPAPLADILEAALVETMTLPLPATEAASFSREAAAPALEAAGDRGAALIGPGLSRHPKTISFARRFIRGWDGPLAVDADALHALAWDRPLSGPCRAQTLPPPVLTPHPGEMARLTGLSTAEIQETRETAALHYAEKWNAVVVLKGWHTVIAAPDGRAAVNPTGNQGMASGGSGDVLAGLLGGLLAQGMDPWEAACAAVYVHGLAGDIAVRGVSPRALTAGDLVRGLSEAWRELEG, translated from the coding sequence ATGGCGGACATGCTGACACATTCCCGGGTGGCGCAGTGGCTGCCGCCGCGTCCCCGCGACGCGCACAAGGGCGTGTTCGGGCACCTGCTGGTCCTGGCGGGGTCCCGCGGGATGACCGGCGCGGCCCGGCTCGCCTGCGGGGCGGCCTGCCGCAGCGGGGCGGGCCTGGTCACCCTGGGCGTGCCCGCGCCCCTGGCGGACATCCTGGAGGCCGCGCTGGTGGAGACGATGACACTGCCGCTGCCCGCCACAGAGGCCGCATCCTTTTCCCGCGAGGCCGCAGCCCCCGCGCTGGAGGCCGCCGGGGACCGCGGCGCGGCCCTCATCGGGCCGGGGCTCTCGCGCCACCCGAAGACCATCTCCTTTGCGCGGCGGTTCATTCGCGGCTGGGACGGGCCGCTGGCGGTGGACGCCGACGCGCTGCACGCCCTGGCGTGGGACCGGCCCCTGTCCGGGCCCTGCCGCGCGCAGACGCTGCCGCCGCCGGTGCTCACGCCGCATCCGGGGGAGATGGCGCGCCTGACCGGGCTTTCAACGGCGGAAATCCAGGAGACGCGCGAGACGGCGGCGCTGCATTACGCCGAGAAATGGAACGCCGTCGTCGTGCTTAAGGGCTGGCACACCGTGATCGCGGCGCCGGACGGCCGTGCGGCGGTGAACCCGACGGGGAACCAGGGGATGGCCTCCGGCGGGTCGGGCGACGTGCTGGCGGGCCTGCTCGGCGGGCTGCTGGCCCAGGGCATGGACCCGTGGGAGGCGGCCTGCGCGGCCGTGTACGTCCACGGGCTGGCGGGCGACATTGCGGTGCGCGGGGTGTCGCCCCGCGCCCTGACGGCGGGCGACCTCGTCCGCGGGCTGTCGGAGGCCTGGCGCGAACTGGAGGGCTGA
- the thiL gene encoding thiamine-phosphate kinase produces the protein MRTICDLGEFGFIDRVTGPLKGADCVVLGPGDDCAVLRAGGMLLLASCDGFVENIHFRREWAGPEDIGWKAAAAALSDIAAMGGSALFALATISCPRDADADYMARVCAGIAEAVEHCGAALVGGDMTCSPSGTMLDLSVVGAVTEGRYVTRDGARPGDLVAVTGYPGQSAAGLLALVNGVDAPMLIQSHLRPEPRLAAGRWMARRDAVHAMIDLSDGLLQDLGHIGQRSGLGVNVDSDLVPLAPALNGFESAISQSLESLTLSGGEDYELAVALDPGEAAGLCADFAAEFGMPLTVVGRVEEGWRGVRLDGQEAAHLGFDHFTA, from the coding sequence ATGCGCACCATCTGCGACCTGGGCGAGTTCGGCTTTATTGACCGCGTCACCGGGCCCCTCAAGGGGGCGGACTGCGTGGTGCTGGGGCCCGGCGACGACTGCGCCGTCCTGCGCGCGGGAGGCATGCTGCTCCTGGCCAGCTGCGACGGTTTTGTGGAAAACATCCATTTCCGCCGCGAATGGGCCGGGCCGGAGGACATCGGCTGGAAGGCCGCCGCCGCCGCGCTGAGCGACATCGCCGCCATGGGCGGCTCCGCCCTCTTCGCACTGGCCACCATTTCCTGCCCCAGGGACGCCGACGCCGATTACATGGCCCGCGTCTGCGCGGGCATCGCCGAAGCCGTGGAGCACTGCGGCGCCGCCCTCGTCGGCGGCGACATGACCTGCTCCCCCTCCGGCACGATGCTCGACCTGTCCGTCGTGGGCGCCGTGACCGAGGGCCGCTATGTCACCCGGGACGGCGCGCGCCCCGGCGACCTGGTCGCCGTCACGGGCTACCCCGGGCAGTCCGCCGCGGGCCTGCTGGCGCTGGTGAACGGGGTGGACGCGCCCATGCTGATCCAGTCCCATCTGCGGCCCGAGCCGCGGCTCGCCGCAGGCCGCTGGATGGCCCGGCGCGACGCCGTGCACGCCATGATAGACCTGAGCGACGGGCTCCTGCAGGACCTCGGCCACATCGGCCAGCGCAGCGGCCTGGGCGTCAACGTGGACTCCGACCTCGTACCCCTGGCCCCGGCGCTCAACGGCTTTGAGAGCGCCATCAGCCAGTCCCTCGAAAGCCTCACCCTTTCCGGCGGCGAGGACTACGAGCTCGCCGTCGCCCTCGACCCGGGCGAGGCCGCGGGCCTCTGCGCCGACTTCGCCGCCGAATTCGGCATGCCCCTCACCGTCGTCGGCCGCGTGGAGGAGGGCTGGCGCGGCGTCCGCCTCGACGGCCAGGAGGCCGCCCACCTCGGGTTTGACCACTTCACGGCCTGA
- a CDS encoding FtsX-like permease family protein, translating into MHGLDHLTSALASIAQNKVRSLLTTLGVIIGVMSVILLIALGESAQAYVQKEFAILGSNILIITPGKQETTGLFPITAGSNRKLTHEIAQSIKRKVPGVSGVASNIIGLSAVRYGKRTRSVLTIGTTPDFDSVRQLRTQIGRFITDRDIERNNRVCIIGTTLKREIFGDEPALHKRVTVNGSKHMVVGILEERGMAMGIDLGDLCIIPLPSAQEIFNRKELFEILVGTTNQEEIPIVEKELHKLMMAAFDNNEDFTVTDQEGMLDTFQRIFDMLRLLLVGIASISLLVGGIGIMNIMLVSVRERTREVGVRMAIGARRFDIALQFLIESVTLSVMGGLLGIGLGALGSFVIRTLYPTLPIGLSLWSTALSFSFSLAVGVFFGVYPAVKAAGVDPVEALRYE; encoded by the coding sequence ATGCACGGACTGGACCACCTGACCTCGGCCCTCGCCTCGATCGCGCAGAACAAGGTGCGGTCGCTGCTGACCACGCTCGGCGTGATCATCGGCGTCATGTCCGTCATCCTGCTGATCGCCCTCGGCGAGTCCGCCCAGGCCTACGTCCAGAAGGAGTTCGCCATCCTCGGCTCCAACATCCTGATCATCACGCCGGGCAAGCAGGAGACCACGGGCCTGTTCCCCATCACGGCGGGGAGCAACCGCAAGCTGACCCACGAGATCGCCCAGAGCATCAAGCGCAAGGTGCCCGGCGTCAGCGGCGTCGCGTCGAACATCATCGGCCTCTCGGCGGTGCGCTACGGCAAGCGCACGCGCAGCGTGCTCACCATCGGCACCACGCCCGACTTCGACTCCGTGCGCCAGCTCCGCACGCAGATCGGCCGCTTCATCACGGACCGCGACATCGAGCGGAACAACCGGGTCTGCATCATCGGCACGACGCTCAAGCGCGAGATCTTCGGCGACGAGCCGGCGCTCCACAAGCGGGTGACGGTGAACGGGTCGAAGCACATGGTGGTGGGCATCCTCGAGGAGCGCGGCATGGCCATGGGCATAGACCTGGGCGACCTGTGCATCATCCCGCTGCCCAGCGCGCAGGAGATCTTCAACCGCAAGGAGCTCTTCGAGATCCTCGTCGGCACGACGAACCAGGAGGAGATCCCCATTGTGGAGAAGGAGCTGCACAAGCTCATGATGGCGGCTTTCGACAACAACGAGGACTTCACCGTCACGGACCAGGAGGGCATGCTCGACACCTTCCAGCGCATCTTCGACATGCTGCGCCTGCTCCTCGTCGGCATCGCCTCCATCTCCCTGCTCGTCGGCGGCATCGGCATCATGAACATCATGCTCGTGTCCGTGCGCGAGCGCACCCGCGAGGTCGGCGTCCGCATGGCCATCGGCGCGCGCCGCTTCGACATCGCCCTCCAGTTCCTCATCGAGTCCGTCACCCTCAGCGTCATGGGCGGCCTTCTTGGCATCGGCCTGGGGGCGCTGGGTTCCTTCGTCATCCGCACGCTCTACCCCACCCTCCCCATCGGGCTCTCCCTCTGGTCCACCGCCCTCTCCTTCTCCTTCAGCCTCGCCGTCGGCGTCTTCTTCGGCGTCTACCCCGCCGTCAAGGCCGCCGGCGTGGACCCCGTCGAGGCGCTGCGCTACGAGTAG
- a CDS encoding efflux RND transporter periplasmic adaptor subunit: MANPSKAGVIIRTLLLLALLGAGGTAAYLHFSAEKPLDVTVAQARRGPVTETVASITTGVVTSPMSSKIAAGTLGIIAGVLVSDGDRVEAGQPLVELVKDELEAQVRAAAAGLEVGRTRVAQAKIAARTAREGGEIRLRQAKDALSQAEADVRRVRALAERKAVSDSDLEKAELALRQAGELKSTAEVGLAEADVRDEDVRTAEAAVAQLEAALAAAETMRDKATVRAPFKGVVAKVLTQAGEAVVMGMPLLFLVQEEGLYIEAPFDEANLSTLNTGQRVQIEIDAVPGREFKGTLTHISPVVTAVEQLARNVLCKISVDEGAEAFRPGMSADVSVVVQEKADVLVVPSESLIRDEYVYVIEGGRVIRRDVEAGIGNWDHREILSGLREGEEVITSVSVLGLKEGALVRVVEALED; this comes from the coding sequence ATGGCAAACCCCTCAAAAGCCGGCGTGATTATCCGGACGCTTCTCCTGCTCGCGCTGCTGGGCGCGGGGGGGACCGCGGCCTACCTCCACTTCTCGGCGGAGAAGCCCCTGGACGTGACGGTGGCCCAGGCGCGGCGCGGCCCGGTCACGGAGACGGTGGCCTCGATCACCACGGGCGTCGTCACCTCGCCCATGTCCTCCAAGATCGCCGCGGGCACCCTCGGCATCATCGCGGGGGTTCTCGTGTCCGACGGCGACCGGGTGGAGGCGGGGCAGCCGCTGGTGGAACTGGTGAAGGACGAGCTGGAGGCGCAGGTGCGCGCGGCGGCGGCGGGGCTGGAGGTGGGGAGGACGCGGGTGGCCCAGGCGAAGATCGCGGCGCGCACGGCGCGCGAGGGCGGGGAGATCCGCCTGCGCCAGGCGAAGGACGCCCTGTCCCAGGCCGAGGCCGACGTGCGGCGCGTGCGCGCGCTGGCGGAGCGCAAGGCGGTCTCCGACAGCGACCTGGAGAAGGCCGAGCTGGCCCTGCGCCAGGCCGGGGAGCTGAAGAGCACGGCGGAGGTCGGGCTGGCCGAGGCCGACGTGCGCGACGAGGACGTGCGCACGGCGGAGGCCGCCGTGGCCCAGCTCGAGGCGGCACTGGCCGCCGCCGAGACCATGCGCGACAAGGCGACGGTCCGCGCGCCGTTCAAGGGCGTGGTGGCCAAGGTGCTGACGCAGGCGGGCGAGGCGGTGGTCATGGGGATGCCGCTGCTGTTCCTCGTGCAGGAGGAGGGGCTGTACATCGAGGCGCCCTTCGACGAGGCGAACCTCTCCACGCTGAATACGGGGCAGCGGGTCCAGATCGAGATAGACGCCGTGCCCGGGCGGGAGTTCAAGGGCACGCTCACCCACATCTCCCCCGTGGTGACGGCCGTCGAGCAGCTCGCCCGCAACGTCCTGTGCAAGATCAGCGTGGACGAGGGGGCCGAGGCCTTCCGGCCCGGCATGTCCGCCGACGTCTCCGTGGTGGTGCAGGAGAAGGCCGACGTCCTCGTGGTGCCGAGCGAGTCCCTCATCCGCGACGAGTACGTCTACGTCATCGAAGGCGGGCGGGTCATCCGCCGCGACGTGGAGGCGGGCATCGGCAACTGGGACCACCGCGAGATCCTGTCGGGCCTGCGCGAGGGCGAGGAGGTCATCACCTCGGTCTCCGTGCTGGGGCTGAAGGAGGGCGCGCTGGTGCGGGTGGTGGAGGCGCTGGAGGACTGA
- a CDS encoding ABC transporter ATP-binding protein: MGTSDADILITVSDLCKVYRMGTDSLHALDGVSLEIRRGSYVAIMGPSGSGKTTFLDILGCLSRPTSGRYWLAGQEVSGLSERRLAEVRNREIGFVFQNFNLLPRSSAVGNVELPLVYAGVPRRERVKRAREALAAVGLGDRMGHRPMELSGGQRQRVAIARALINNPSIIFADEPTGNLDTHSGESILAILDELHGQGHTIVMVTHEPDVAARAQRAVSFRDGKIVSDTWQTPQKPA, encoded by the coding sequence ATGGGCACTTCGGACGCGGACATCCTGATCACGGTGAGCGACCTGTGCAAGGTGTACAGGATGGGGACGGATTCCCTTCACGCGCTGGACGGGGTGTCTCTGGAGATCCGGCGGGGGTCGTATGTGGCCATCATGGGCCCGTCGGGGTCGGGGAAGACGACGTTTCTGGACATTCTGGGGTGCCTCTCGCGGCCGACGTCGGGCCGCTACTGGCTGGCGGGGCAGGAGGTGAGCGGCCTGTCGGAGCGGCGGCTGGCGGAGGTGCGCAACCGCGAGATCGGGTTCGTCTTCCAGAACTTCAATCTTCTGCCGCGCAGCAGCGCCGTGGGAAACGTGGAGCTGCCGCTGGTCTACGCGGGGGTGCCCCGGAGGGAGCGGGTGAAGCGCGCGCGGGAGGCGCTGGCGGCGGTGGGGCTGGGGGACCGGATGGGGCACCGGCCCATGGAGCTTTCGGGGGGGCAGCGGCAGCGGGTGGCCATCGCGCGGGCGCTGATCAACAACCCGAGCATCATTTTCGCCGACGAGCCGACGGGGAACCTCGACACGCACAGCGGGGAGAGCATATTGGCGATTCTGGACGAGCTGCACGGGCAGGGCCACACCATCGTCATGGTGACCCACGAACCGGATGTGGCCGCGCGCGCGCAGCGGGCGGTCAGCTTCCGCGACGGAAAGATTGTGAGCGACACATGGCAAACCCCTCAAAAGCCGGCGTGA